A portion of the Bacteroides faecium genome contains these proteins:
- a CDS encoding NAD(P)H-dependent oxidoreductase, with amino-acid sequence MNKDLRKVVILLAHPNIKESQANKALIDAVNDIEGVAVFNLYELSEEIAFNVDEWSKIISDASAVIYQFPFYWMAAPSLLKKWQDEVFTYLSKTPAVAGKPLMVVTTTGSEYDAYRSGGRNRFTTDELLRPYQGSAIHSGMAWQTPIVVYGMGTADAGKNIAEGANLYKQRVEMLVNSSNAGNNW; translated from the coding sequence ATGAATAAAGATTTAAGAAAAGTCGTGATTCTGCTGGCTCACCCAAACATCAAAGAATCACAGGCAAACAAAGCATTAATCGATGCTGTCAATGACATTGAAGGAGTGGCGGTTTTCAACCTTTACGAACTGTCCGAGGAAATCGCTTTCAATGTGGACGAATGGAGTAAAATCATCTCCGACGCTTCGGCTGTCATCTACCAGTTTCCTTTCTACTGGATGGCTGCCCCGTCATTACTCAAAAAATGGCAGGACGAAGTGTTCACTTACTTGTCCAAGACTCCGGCTGTCGCAGGCAAGCCATTGATGGTGGTAACAACTACCGGCTCCGAATACGACGCTTACCGCAGCGGCGGGCGAAACCGCTTCACAACCGACGAGCTTCTACGCCCGTATCAGGGCAGCGCGATTCATTCGGGTATGGCATGGCAGACACCTATTGTCGTTTACGGAATGGGGACCGCAGATGCAGGAAAGAATATTGCCGAAGGAGCGAATTTGTACAAGCAACGGGTGGAAATGCTTGTCAATAGCAGTAATGCAGGGAACAATTGGTAA
- a CDS encoding efflux RND transporter permease subunit gives MQTMDSEINKSPKASAFTLIVAFVCVALVGLALVPLLPVKLNPSRTLPGFTVRFSMPGTSARVVEMTATSKLEAMLARVKGIRGIYSTSGNGWGSISVNLDKHVDAAVARFEASTIIRQTWPELPDGVSYPYIQMQSPGQSSQSPFMAFTINAPATPVLIQQYAEEHIKTRLAQLSGIYKINLSGATPMEWRLEYDSEQLRTLGISTDDIREAVRLHYQKEFMGTYDVEQGASDRQWIRLALVPESESRDFDAGHIQVKMKDGRIIGLNELVKVSRVEEQPQSYYRINGLNSIYLSVVAEETANQLALSKEVKAYMDGIRSFLPAGYEIHTSYDATEFIQEELSKIYLRTGVTVAILLLFVLLITFSPKYLFLIVVSLSVNIAIAVIFYYAFGLEMQLYSLAGITVSLNLVIDNTIVMSDHYLRRGNRKAFMSVLAATLTTIGALVIIFFLDEKIRLNLQDFAAVVIINLGVSLLVALFFVPSLIDKIGLKRRKKTSLSKLGRRMGSVRPFVWIRSKMRRVPVYFSRFYGWLIRIICRWRVAVCILLLLAFGLPVFLLPEKMKGDDKWAEAYNKTLGTSTYKEKVKPVVDKVLGGTLRLFVQKVYEGSYFTRNEEVVLHANANLPNGSTLEQMNTLVKKMETYLSEFKEIKQFQTSVESARKASIHIYFTKEHQKSGFPYTLKANMIGKALQLGGGDWSIYGLQDQGFSNNVRENAGSFRVKMYGYNYDELYAQAEKLKEKLLSHRRIREVTIGSDFSWWKDDYMEFYFNLDKRRMAEEGIGAGRLFSAIRPVYGRNMEIGSVVTEEGTEKIKLSSRQSEERDVWAMQYYPFEAGGKEYKLSELATVEKGQMPQEVAKENQQYRLCLQYEYIGSSEQGNKLLKKDLEEFNELLPMGYTAKSEENNWSWGGKDNKQYRLLLIVIAIIFFITSILFNSLKQPLAIIFVIPVSYIGVFLTFYWFKLNFDQGGFASFVLLCGITVNASIYILNEYNSIRKRFPCLSPLRAYVKAWNTKVIPIFLTVASTILGFIPFMVGAEKEGFWFPLAAGTIGGLIMSVIGVFIFLPVLTLKKKSFAASKAML, from the coding sequence ATGCAAACTATGGATTCTGAAATAAATAAGTCCCCGAAGGCTTCCGCCTTTACGCTGATTGTGGCTTTTGTCTGTGTGGCATTGGTCGGGCTGGCACTTGTCCCGCTGTTGCCTGTCAAACTGAACCCGTCACGGACGCTGCCCGGCTTCACGGTGCGTTTCAGCATGCCCGGCACTTCGGCACGTGTGGTGGAGATGACGGCTACCAGTAAACTGGAGGCGATGCTTGCTCGCGTGAAAGGGATTCGGGGAATTTACTCAACTTCGGGAAACGGGTGGGGAAGTATCAGCGTGAACCTGGACAAGCATGTGGATGCGGCGGTCGCCCGTTTCGAGGCTTCCACCATTATCCGCCAGACGTGGCCGGAACTGCCGGACGGGGTGAGTTATCCGTATATTCAGATGCAGAGTCCCGGACAGAGCAGCCAGTCTCCTTTTATGGCGTTTACAATTAATGCGCCTGCTACACCTGTGTTGATTCAGCAGTATGCGGAAGAACATATAAAAACACGCCTTGCACAGCTTTCGGGGATTTATAAGATTAACCTTAGCGGTGCTACCCCGATGGAGTGGCGGTTGGAGTATGATTCCGAACAACTGCGCACGCTCGGGATAAGTACGGATGATATCCGTGAGGCAGTTCGGTTGCATTACCAGAAAGAGTTCATGGGTACTTATGATGTGGAACAGGGGGCTTCGGACAGGCAGTGGATACGTCTGGCACTGGTTCCCGAATCTGAAAGCCGGGATTTTGATGCGGGACACATACAGGTAAAGATGAAAGACGGGAGAATTATCGGTCTGAATGAGCTGGTGAAGGTTTCCCGTGTGGAAGAACAGCCGCAGAGTTACTACCGGATTAATGGGCTAAACTCGATTTATCTGTCTGTCGTGGCGGAAGAAACGGCTAACCAGTTAGCGTTGAGCAAGGAGGTGAAAGCGTATATGGACGGTATCCGGTCGTTTCTTCCGGCGGGGTATGAGATTCACACCAGTTATGACGCTACGGAGTTTATTCAGGAAGAACTAAGCAAGATTTATCTGCGTACGGGAGTGACGGTGGCTATTCTGCTTCTGTTTGTGTTGCTGATTACTTTCAGTCCCAAATACCTGTTTCTGATTGTAGTCAGCCTGTCCGTCAATATAGCGATAGCCGTTATTTTTTATTATGCGTTCGGATTGGAAATGCAGTTATACTCTTTGGCAGGTATCACGGTTTCCTTGAATCTTGTGATTGACAATACGATAGTGATGAGCGACCATTATCTGAGGCGCGGGAACCGGAAGGCGTTCATGTCCGTACTGGCAGCTACGTTGACGACGATAGGGGCACTGGTTATTATCTTCTTTCTGGATGAGAAGATACGGCTCAATTTGCAGGACTTTGCTGCTGTGGTGATTATCAATCTGGGAGTTTCATTATTGGTCGCCCTGTTTTTCGTCCCTTCCCTGATTGATAAAATCGGACTGAAACGGCGGAAGAAAACATCTCTTTCAAAACTCGGAAGACGAATGGGCAGCGTACGTCCCTTTGTGTGGATACGTTCGAAAATGCGGCGTGTTCCGGTTTATTTCAGTCGTTTCTACGGGTGGCTGATACGGATTATCTGTCGTTGGAGAGTGGCGGTTTGCATACTGTTATTGCTGGCTTTCGGATTACCGGTGTTCCTGTTGCCGGAAAAGATGAAAGGGGATGACAAGTGGGCGGAAGCTTATAATAAGACGCTGGGTACTTCCACTTATAAGGAAAAGGTGAAACCGGTGGTGGACAAGGTATTGGGCGGAACGTTAAGGCTGTTTGTGCAAAAGGTATACGAGGGGAGTTACTTTACCCGCAATGAAGAGGTGGTGCTTCATGCCAATGCCAATCTGCCGAATGGAAGTACACTGGAACAGATGAATACACTGGTTAAGAAGATGGAAACCTATCTGAGCGAATTTAAGGAAATCAAGCAGTTTCAGACGTCTGTGGAAAGCGCCCGCAAGGCATCTATTCATATTTATTTTACGAAAGAACATCAAAAAAGCGGTTTCCCCTATACGCTGAAGGCCAATATGATTGGCAAGGCGCTCCAACTGGGCGGTGGTGACTGGAGCATATACGGATTGCAAGACCAGGGATTCAGTAATAATGTACGTGAGAATGCGGGTTCTTTCCGGGTGAAGATGTATGGGTACAATTATGATGAATTGTATGCGCAGGCGGAAAAGTTGAAAGAAAAGCTGTTGTCCCACCGCCGTATCCGGGAAGTGACCATCGGTTCCGATTTCTCTTGGTGGAAGGATGATTATATGGAATTCTATTTCAATCTGGATAAACGACGGATGGCAGAGGAAGGGATTGGAGCCGGGAGACTGTTTTCCGCTATCCGTCCGGTATATGGGCGGAATATGGAAATCGGTTCGGTGGTGACGGAAGAGGGTACGGAAAAGATAAAACTTTCTTCGCGGCAGTCGGAAGAGAGGGATGTATGGGCGATGCAGTATTACCCTTTCGAGGCGGGCGGTAAGGAATATAAGCTTTCGGAACTGGCAACCGTAGAAAAAGGACAGATGCCGCAGGAAGTGGCGAAGGAGAATCAGCAGTACCGATTATGCCTGCAATATGAGTATATCGGCTCTTCGGAACAGGGAAACAAACTGTTGAAGAAAGACCTGGAAGAGTTTAACGAGCTTCTTCCAATGGGATATACTGCCAAATCGGAAGAAAACAACTGGTCATGGGGTGGAAAGGACAACAAGCAATATCGTCTGCTCCTGATAGTAATCGCCATTATCTTCTTTATCACAAGTATCCTGTTCAATTCTCTGAAACAGCCGTTGGCTATTATCTTTGTGATTCCGGTATCTTATATCGGCGTGTTCCTTACATTTTACTGGTTCAAACTGAACTTCGACCAGGGCGGTTTCGCTTCCTTTGTCCTGCTTTGCGGTATTACGGTAAATGCGAGTATTTATATCCTGAATGAATATAATTCTATCCGTAAGCGTTTCCCGTGTCTTTCACCGCTCCGGGCTTACGTGAAAGCCTGGAACACGAAAGTGATTCCTATTTTCCTGACGGTAGCTTCCACTATCCTGGGTTTTATCCCTTTCATGGTAGGAGCGGAAAAAGAAGGTTTCTGGTTTCCGTTGGCCGCAGGCACTATCGGGGGATTGATAATGTCCGTAATCGGGGTATTTATTTTCCTGCCGGTGCTGACGTTGAAGAAGAAGAGCTTTGCGGCATCTAAAGCTATGCTTTAA